In the genome of Prosthecobacter dejongeii, one region contains:
- a CDS encoding c-type cytochrome, translating to MASHPSSSGLPKWLTHVLTYGFGFGLAGFVLFWVGAFVMGVFEHSRPKQAEPVLESAAVAESAPVLGADAATAAPAPVVPVSNAVAVAPPLYQEGQVIYTTICGVCHQPTGLGLPNMFPPLVGSDWVKAPSPERLIRILLHGFQGPIHINGQPFSTPAAVMPPQGALPDEKIAAVLTYIRHSWGNAASAVTAEQIQAVRQADKDRVGMWTEAELLKVPAEARNP from the coding sequence ATGGCATCGCATCCATCTTCTTCGGGTCTGCCTAAATGGCTGACTCATGTATTGACCTATGGTTTTGGTTTTGGACTAGCCGGTTTCGTCTTGTTCTGGGTTGGTGCTTTTGTGATGGGGGTTTTTGAGCACTCTCGTCCTAAGCAGGCAGAACCCGTGCTTGAAAGTGCTGCTGTAGCGGAGAGCGCGCCTGTTCTTGGTGCAGATGCAGCCACTGCGGCACCTGCACCGGTTGTTCCTGTCTCCAATGCGGTTGCAGTAGCACCTCCGCTGTATCAGGAAGGACAAGTCATCTACACAACGATCTGTGGGGTGTGTCATCAGCCCACAGGGCTGGGGCTGCCCAACATGTTTCCGCCGTTGGTGGGATCAGATTGGGTGAAAGCTCCTTCGCCGGAGAGACTGATACGCATTTTGCTTCATGGTTTTCAGGGGCCAATTCATATCAATGGACAGCCTTTTTCAACTCCAGCGGCAGTGATGCCTCCTCAGGGAGCATTACCGGATGAGAAAATCGCTGCTGTGCTCACTTACATTCGCCACAGTTGGGGTAACGCTGCCTCTGCGGTAACAGCTGAACAGATTCAAGCCGTACGGCAGGCAGATAAGGACCGAGTGGGGATGTGGACTGAGGCTGAATTGCTCAAGGTTCCCGCAGAAGCCAGAAATCCATAG
- a CDS encoding c-type cytochrome codes for MLSFIRFSIIAVCSLLLSPSPAQDATAGQTVYMQVCFACHQPTGLGLPGMFPPLANSDWVTAAKSDRLIRIVLHGITGPIQLNGQPFNSPAPIMPAQGTLSDDQIANVLTYVRSNFGNKAGAVTAAEVKAIREAEKARTTMWTQAELEKISVN; via the coding sequence ATGCTTTCATTCATTCGTTTCTCAATCATTGCGGTTTGTTCTCTCCTTTTATCTCCCTCCCCTGCACAAGATGCCACTGCTGGTCAGACGGTGTATATGCAGGTCTGTTTCGCTTGTCATCAGCCTACGGGTTTGGGGCTGCCAGGCATGTTTCCTCCCCTAGCTAATTCGGACTGGGTCACTGCGGCTAAGTCGGATCGCCTGATTCGCATTGTACTTCATGGCATCACGGGGCCTATCCAACTCAATGGCCAGCCTTTCAATTCACCTGCGCCTATCATGCCAGCACAGGGCACCTTGAGTGATGACCAGATCGCCAATGTACTGACCTACGTACGATCCAATTTTGGCAATAAAGCCGGTGCCGTCACCGCAGCCGAAGTGAAGGCCATCCGTGAGGCAGAGAAAGCCCGCACTACCATGTGGACCCAGGCTGAATTGGAAAAAATTTCTGTGAACTGA
- a CDS encoding metal ABC transporter permease has translation MNWYEPFLYSFMNEALLVAALVGAVCAVLSCYLVLKGWSLMGDAISHAVLPGVVVAYLVGLPLPVGAFASGLLCATATGWIKAHSRIKEDTVMGIVFTGLFALGLVMFSKVQSELHLNHILFGNVLGIERADMIQTLITAGVTLVILLLLRRDLLLFCFDPTHANAIGLNTRVIYYVFLSLLAATIVASMQAVGIILVVAMLVTPGCTARLLTDRFDRMLMLAAASSVLASCLGVYVSFFINGSTGACIVLAQALFFTVAFIFAPKHGLIAARRGVQRPVQ, from the coding sequence ATGAATTGGTACGAGCCTTTTCTCTACAGCTTTATGAACGAGGCGCTGCTGGTGGCAGCGCTCGTCGGGGCTGTTTGTGCGGTGTTATCCTGTTACTTGGTCCTCAAAGGTTGGTCGCTCATGGGGGATGCCATCTCTCATGCCGTGCTACCGGGGGTGGTGGTCGCGTATTTAGTCGGGCTGCCGTTACCGGTGGGGGCATTTGCATCGGGCTTGCTTTGCGCCACCGCGACGGGTTGGATCAAAGCCCACAGCCGGATCAAGGAAGACACCGTCATGGGCATTGTTTTCACAGGGCTGTTTGCTTTGGGACTGGTGATGTTTTCCAAAGTCCAGTCAGAGCTGCATTTGAACCACATCTTGTTCGGCAATGTGCTCGGTATTGAGCGAGCGGACATGATCCAGACCCTCATCACTGCCGGAGTGACTTTGGTGATCCTGCTGCTACTGCGCCGGGATCTGCTGCTTTTTTGTTTTGATCCCACCCATGCCAACGCCATCGGCTTGAACACGCGGGTCATTTACTATGTTTTTTTATCGCTCCTGGCTGCCACCATTGTGGCCTCCATGCAGGCCGTGGGCATCATTCTCGTGGTGGCGATGCTAGTGACGCCTGGTTGCACAGCCCGGCTGCTGACAGATCGGTTTGACCGCATGTTAATGCTAGCGGCAGCCTCGTCCGTCCTGGCCAGTTGCCTGGGAGTTTACGTGAGTTTTTTCATCAATGGCTCCACGGGGGCCTGCATCGTGCTGGCGCAGGCCTTGTTTTTCACCGTCGCTTTCATTTTTGCGCCCAAGCATGGTTTAATCGCTGCCCGCAGAGGTGTTCAAAGGCCAGTTCAGTGA
- a CDS encoding metal ABC transporter permease, with amino-acid sequence MSEWLTPFHYEYMVKAILVSGLIGGVCAFLSCFVTLKGWSLMGDALSHAVVPGVSLAWLIGLPFSVGAFFAGVLAALGMGWVKANSRLREDAVIGVVFTTFFALGLLLLTLYPSNLNLRTIIFGNILAISDPDILQVLVISGLSILVLGLKWKDLMLYCFDETHARSIGLNTRFLHLLLLSLLSATAVAALQTVGACLVVAMLVTPGATAYLLTDRFGRMLWIATGTGAVCGVLGAYVSYFLNGSTGGCIVVLQTAVFLIALVLAPKHGLLAARHQRHLAASSS; translated from the coding sequence ATGAGCGAATGGCTCACCCCCTTTCACTATGAATACATGGTGAAGGCTATCCTCGTCAGTGGCCTCATCGGGGGTGTTTGCGCCTTTTTATCTTGCTTTGTTACCCTCAAAGGGTGGTCGCTCATGGGGGATGCTCTTTCGCATGCCGTGGTACCGGGGGTTTCGTTGGCTTGGCTGATCGGCTTGCCCTTTTCGGTCGGAGCCTTTTTTGCCGGGGTCCTAGCTGCCCTGGGCATGGGCTGGGTGAAGGCCAATTCCCGCCTGCGGGAAGATGCGGTCATTGGCGTGGTCTTCACCACTTTCTTTGCCCTGGGGCTGCTGCTGCTAACTCTTTACCCGAGCAATCTAAACCTTCGTACCATCATCTTTGGCAATATTTTGGCCATCTCAGATCCAGATATCCTTCAGGTGCTGGTGATCTCGGGTCTCTCCATTTTGGTTCTAGGGCTGAAGTGGAAAGACCTCATGCTGTACTGCTTTGATGAAACGCATGCGCGGAGCATCGGCCTGAACACTCGCTTTCTACATTTGCTGCTGCTGTCCCTGCTTTCTGCCACAGCAGTCGCGGCTTTGCAGACGGTGGGGGCCTGCCTCGTCGTGGCCATGCTGGTAACCCCCGGGGCTACCGCTTATCTGCTCACAGATCGCTTCGGTCGCATGCTCTGGATTGCGACCGGCACAGGGGCAGTGTGCGGAGTGCTAGGGGCGTACGTCAGCTACTTTCTCAATGGCTCCACCGGCGGGTGCATCGTGGTTCTGCAAACAGCAGTGTTTTTGATCGCTCTCGTCCTGGCTCCTAAACACGGTTTGTTAGCTGCCCGTCATCAGCGTCATCTTGCAGCTTCATCGTCATGA
- a CDS encoding metal ABC transporter ATP-binding protein, whose product MPPASSPISVEVADVTVAYANGHIALRDASFLLKAGTICALVGVNGSGKSTLFKAIMGFLKPAKGQVRIAGDTVLAARRNKLVAYVPQSEEVDWSFPVSVWDVVMMGRYGHMNFMRIPRAEDKRIVQDCLERVGMEAFKERQIGELSGGQKKRVFLARALAQKGRIMMLDEPFTGVDVQTETAIIELLRALREEGHIILVSTHNLGSVPEFCDQVVLINRTVLAYGPTDLVFTEQNLTHAFGGVLRQFHFEQSTIQEHDGRTVKLLTDDERPLVFGKDGHLEYTDRQGREHLVRERAKEVGE is encoded by the coding sequence ATGCCTCCTGCCTCCTCGCCCATCTCTGTCGAAGTTGCCGATGTGACTGTGGCGTATGCCAATGGACACATCGCGCTGAGAGATGCTTCCTTTCTCCTGAAGGCGGGGACTATCTGCGCCCTGGTGGGAGTGAACGGCAGTGGGAAGAGCACCTTGTTTAAAGCCATCATGGGTTTTTTAAAACCCGCGAAAGGGCAGGTGCGCATCGCCGGAGATACCGTGCTGGCTGCCCGCCGAAACAAACTGGTGGCCTACGTGCCACAGAGTGAAGAGGTGGACTGGAGCTTTCCCGTCAGTGTCTGGGACGTGGTGATGATGGGCCGTTATGGGCACATGAATTTCATGCGGATCCCTCGGGCGGAGGACAAACGCATCGTCCAGGATTGCCTGGAGCGCGTGGGCATGGAAGCTTTTAAAGAGCGGCAGATCGGTGAGCTTTCTGGCGGGCAAAAAAAGCGCGTCTTTCTCGCCCGCGCCTTGGCCCAAAAGGGGCGCATCATGATGCTGGACGAGCCCTTTACCGGCGTGGATGTGCAGACGGAGACGGCGATCATCGAGCTCTTGCGAGCCCTGCGGGAAGAAGGGCACATCATTTTGGTTTCCACGCATAACCTCGGCAGCGTGCCTGAGTTTTGTGACCAAGTCGTCTTGATCAATCGCACCGTATTGGCCTACGGGCCTACGGATTTGGTGTTCACCGAGCAAAATCTAACGCATGCCTTTGGTGGCGTGCTGAGGCAGTTCCACTTCGAGCAGTCCACCATCCAGGAGCACGATGGTCGCACTGTGAAACTCCTGACGGATGATGAACGTCCTCTGGTCTTCGGGAAAGATGGGCACCTGGAATACACCGACCGACAGGGCCGGGAGCACCTCGTCCGAGAACGCGCTAAGGAGGTGGGAGAATGA
- a CDS encoding metal ABC transporter substrate-binding protein translates to MKHRLVLLLTATLLVSCGPSSAPSNDGRKRILTTFTIIQDIAQNVAGDVAIVESITKPGAEIHDYEPTPLDLVKAQRADLVLWNGMGLERWFEKFLQQVKHVPSVVLTQGIEPIGIGEGPYTGKPNPHSWMSPANAVIYVENIRQALVKMDPVHEATYNANAAAYTEKLRAVDEPVRKALEAIPADQRWLVSCEGAFSYLTRNYGMKELYLWPINADEEGTPQQVQKVVDTVKAQRIPVVFSESTVSDKAMRQVAKETGARYGGVLYVDSLTGDEGPAPTYLKLLQYNADTMVKAFTAP, encoded by the coding sequence ATGAAACATCGCCTTGTTCTTCTCCTAACAGCCACGCTGTTGGTCTCTTGCGGTCCCTCTTCGGCCCCTTCTAACGACGGCCGTAAAAGGATCCTGACTACGTTCACCATCATCCAAGACATCGCACAAAATGTGGCTGGAGATGTGGCCATCGTTGAGTCCATCACCAAGCCGGGTGCTGAGATCCATGATTACGAACCTACACCCCTGGATCTGGTGAAGGCGCAGCGGGCAGATCTGGTGCTGTGGAATGGCATGGGCCTGGAACGGTGGTTTGAAAAATTCCTCCAGCAGGTGAAGCATGTCCCCAGTGTGGTGCTGACCCAGGGGATCGAGCCCATCGGCATCGGAGAAGGGCCCTACACTGGCAAGCCGAACCCGCATTCCTGGATGTCACCCGCCAATGCCGTGATCTATGTGGAAAACATCCGCCAGGCCCTGGTGAAAATGGACCCGGTTCATGAGGCTACCTACAATGCAAATGCCGCTGCCTATACCGAAAAACTGCGGGCCGTGGATGAACCCGTGCGGAAAGCGCTGGAAGCCATCCCTGCCGATCAACGTTGGCTCGTTAGTTGCGAAGGAGCCTTCTCTTATCTCACCCGGAACTACGGCATGAAGGAACTCTATCTCTGGCCCATCAATGCCGATGAGGAAGGCACCCCGCAGCAAGTGCAGAAGGTGGTGGATACGGTGAAGGCCCAGCGCATCCCCGTCGTTTTTTCGGAAAGCACCGTCAGTGATAAAGCCATGCGCCAAGTGGCCAAAGAAACGGGCGCGCGGTATGGTGGCGTGCTGTATGTGGATTCATTGACGGGTGACGAAGGCCCTGCGCCGACGTATCTGAAATTGCTGCAATACAATGCCGACACGATGGTGAAGGCATTTACCGCCCCTTGA
- a CDS encoding transporter produces the protein MSANLHVLSLVWLSTLGGLAGTPVALSSATPEVRPMSTDRPDTTESAYTVPAGMFQVEMSFFDYSRDTFEGERVESWALGQMNVKAGLAADLDLQVVFNSYEEVRVKGAAGADRFSGFGDVTVRLKKNLWGNDSGQTALALMPYVTLPTGAEMSSELWEGGLIVPLAISLTERLSLGLMAQVDITQDVETGGQDLEWLHSATLGISLTETLGMYVELVGIAGEDADYIALFDAGLTLAVTDNCVFDAGVRIGLNRPAPDFGVFSGVSFRF, from the coding sequence ATGTCAGCCAATCTTCATGTTTTATCCCTCGTCTGGCTCAGCACACTCGGTGGTTTAGCAGGCACCCCAGTGGCTCTGTCCTCGGCCACGCCGGAAGTCCGCCCCATGAGCACGGATCGCCCAGATACCACGGAGTCTGCCTACACAGTGCCAGCAGGGATGTTTCAGGTGGAGATGAGTTTCTTCGATTACAGCCGAGATACCTTCGAGGGTGAGCGGGTGGAGTCCTGGGCCCTGGGGCAGATGAATGTGAAAGCAGGGCTGGCGGCGGATCTGGATCTCCAGGTGGTTTTTAACAGCTATGAAGAAGTGCGCGTGAAAGGAGCCGCAGGTGCCGATCGATTCTCTGGCTTTGGAGATGTGACGGTGCGCCTGAAAAAGAATCTCTGGGGCAATGACTCAGGGCAGACGGCCTTGGCACTGATGCCTTACGTCACCCTCCCCACAGGTGCGGAAATGAGTTCCGAACTGTGGGAGGGAGGGCTGATTGTGCCTCTCGCCATCTCTTTGACAGAGCGCCTTAGCCTGGGGCTGATGGCGCAGGTGGACATCACGCAGGACGTGGAAACAGGGGGGCAGGATCTGGAGTGGCTGCACTCCGCCACCTTGGGCATCAGCCTCACGGAAACGTTAGGCATGTATGTGGAGTTGGTCGGCATCGCTGGAGAGGATGCAGACTACATCGCGCTTTTTGATGCCGGGCTGACTCTTGCTGTGACGGATAATTGCGTCTTCGATGCCGGGGTGCGCATTGGCTTAAATCGTCCCGCTCCCGATTTTGGCGTCTTTTCGGGTGTGAGCTTTCGATTCTAA
- the mntR gene encoding transcriptional regulator MntR, which produces MEIHFSFLLPAAMGAAMPAKRKEPTAHVHSPAIEDYLEQIHNLIEGKGYARVVDIAQNLSISQASVTNMIQKLDAEGYLVYERYRGVILTEEGRKIGQEIARRHEVLTRLLSTFGLDADTVHHDVEGMEHHISRQTLDVLTLLMEELEGNPELLKKLKRKMTRP; this is translated from the coding sequence ATGGAAATCCATTTTTCCTTCCTCCTGCCTGCTGCTATGGGTGCAGCGATGCCCGCCAAGCGCAAAGAACCCACCGCCCATGTCCATTCCCCGGCCATTGAGGATTACCTGGAGCAGATTCACAATCTGATCGAAGGAAAGGGCTACGCGCGGGTGGTGGACATTGCCCAAAATCTCAGCATCTCTCAAGCCAGCGTGACCAACATGATCCAGAAACTGGATGCGGAAGGTTACTTGGTTTATGAACGCTATCGCGGGGTCATATTGACAGAAGAAGGACGCAAAATAGGCCAGGAAATCGCCCGTCGTCATGAGGTGCTCACCCGTCTTCTCTCCACCTTCGGTCTGGATGCGGATACCGTACACCACGATGTGGAAGGTATGGAGCATCACATCAGTCGCCAGACCCTTGATGTGCTGACTTTGCTCATGGAAGAGTTGGAGGGGAATCCAGAGCTGCTGAAGAAGCTGAAGCGCAAAATGACCCGCCCATGA